GGTATTCGATATCCCCGATCCTTCCCGGCTCGAGACCGGTAAAGATGCCGGCAATGCTTATCCGTTCACCGCTCCGGTAAAGCTCCGGAGCGGGCGGTTCACCATCTGCGGGATAGACTGCCAGGAATCTCTCGGCAAAGGGTTCGGTATCTTTGAGGCGGCCGCGCTCGTCGACAGGGATATAGCGGGCCTCGATGCGCACAGCGCCGTCCCGTACGGTCGATTCGACGATCTCTCCGCCGAGGAGAAAGAGGCGGCCCCGGTAAGCATTCGGCTCGTTGATGAACGCAGCCAGCGGAATATCGGCGGAGCCGCGCTCCAGGTATTCCTGCTGCAGGACAGGAGCGCATGCAGCGACCGCCAGGCTCACGAGCAGCAGAGAGAGAATTCTCTTCATACTTAACTTGTAAACCGGGCCGTCGCAGTTGTCAAGCATCTTTATACCGTCGGCCTCGACCGCACCTGCCGCTTTTTCTTGACTGTAAATGGAATGCCTGGTAAGTGATAAACAGGGGATGTGCTGTGGCGTAGCGGTGGTTCGGCGCGCCGGAAA
This is a stretch of genomic DNA from Nitrospirota bacterium. It encodes these proteins:
- a CDS encoding Slp family lipoprotein — translated: MKRILSLLLVSLAVAACAPVLQQEYLERGSADIPLAAFINEPNAYRGRLFLLGGEIVESTVRDGAVRIEARYIPVDERGRLKDTEPFAERFLAVYPADGEPPAPELYRSGERISIAGIFTGLEPGRIGDIEYLFPVFEIRDVGQGYQIPFEYVPYPSDVRYLEPSLPMMDPFWRDRPRPAGR